CAgattaaaagatattttaaggAATCATATGCCTTGGAGGGTTACCTTTGTcttatatgatgatgatgttgatgttaGAGTCGCTAAATTATTGACATGAATGTCAAAGGCATATGCGTTGAGCTAATTAGAAAATGCAGTTTATGGTCTTGATCTACACTGTTAAATTTGACTTTTAGTGGGATGTCATCATGTCAtccttaaaattaaattttcttggTAGTTGGTATGTCATAATAAATGGAGAGGGTGTAGGTCTTAATAAGTAAACAGCAGTTGAGTTTGTTGAGaccatataaataaaaaatccttcATAAGTGGATTGCATGAGTGGATTCTGCACAATTACATGCTGAAAGTTTCAAGTAAGGTCCTATTAACTTGTCTTACTTGTGGGTCACCATGGATTTATTGTTCATGCAGGTATAAGTATTAACTGATGAAGGGATGATTAGCATACATTAGTAAGGATTAGAAACATGCTATGTTTAGTAATAAGTAGAATAGCAGCaccaggagagagagagagagagagagagattttataaAAGAATGAATGGTGATCTTTTAGGAAGCTTGCGTAGTTCCTAATCATTTAGTCAGACTCATTAGTAaccttcatttaaatatttagatgaatttttttgagtaatgcAGGTTGTATAGGATGTGCTATCATAAGGACTCATATCTGACAATTATAGAAtacaagagaaaataaaaagaaaagaaaggcagGCAAACTAATTATATTTCCATGAATATATGGAACCATATTGCTATCCTGTCAAATATAGTGTATTAAGAATATTCAACTGCCAATGAACTCTGCCTCAAATGACACTTCCTCCTCTCTTATAAGTTCAACATATTATACGCCCACAAGGTACTTGTGTAACTCACTAATGATAGAAAAAATGTGTTAAGAATATTCAATTACCTTGTACTGTAAGCCAacttacaaataattttattcacTTTGGATGTGATATGTCAGCTATTTTTGGCAAATCGGGAGAAGTTCCATGCCGAAGCAGATAAGAATTACTGGAAGGCAATTGGAGAGCTTATCCCCCATGAGGTGGTGGCGATAGAGAAAAAGGGGAAGAAGGACAAAGAGAAGAATCCTTCTATAGTTGTGATCCAGGGGCCCAAACCTGGGAAGCCAACTGATCTCTCAAGAATGCGCCATATACTTCTGAAGCTCAAGCACAATCCTCCTCCCCATATGAAGCCcaaaccaccaccatcatcagAACCTAAAAATGATGCTAAAACCACTCCTCCTGCTGCTGGCAGTTCTAGCATTGCTCCTCCCAAGGCTGCAACTGCAGCAACCCCCAAGGTTGTAGCTGCCGCTTGAGATTGAACCTACTGTTTGCTTGGTCTGTTTATGTATCTGAAAAGCAAGTAGCTCTGAGTCAGAGATGCTGAATTTGTATGATACTTAACAGTTATGATGTGGAAGTGAATCATTATGTGCATGGTAGTTTAGGTGTGtagcatatatatatgtatatgtagaAGGGTTTTTATTTCATACTTTCATGTATCGATTTTGGTTGTTTCTTAAATGGTTTGGTGTGGTATTGCCCTTTGAATTTATTGTTATCTTTTGTGTCGGGGGGCAGGCATGGATTTCTTGCTCCATTGTTGTCTTTACCTGGCTGAGGTTTTGCCTAAGCTCCTGTACAATATTGGGCAGTTAACAGGTCTTGTCAGCAGGAGCTTGGACCTTTCAACCAGGCCCCCCTCAACCTCTCAGTAGTTGCATGTTCCATCCAAGAAGGTATCTTATTCAGCTGTTGCATGAGTTATACActgcacaatattttcacaattattgagttgaaaaattattgtttcacaattattgagttgaaaaattattgttgatGCTCATATGACATCATTTTATTGTATACTATTAACAATGTGAACTCATCAAGTCAACAGTAGTGAAcacatttatgaaaaaaatgttaACTCTAGACTCATTGCAAGTCACCGACCTAGTTTTGCCGTCTTGGTTTTCTTTCACTCAGTGTTTAAGAAtgcacacaataattaaaaacagaatagaaaaaaacacaaaatgtgACAACATTTTCTTTCACTCAGTGtttaaggctgcgtttgttttggcAGTAAATAATTTCTgggtgtaaaatgatttcagctgaaaacattttcgggaaaagaaaatatttttaggtgtttggtaacatttgaaaaaatactttgaaattttttttcaggtgtttggttgtcatcttgaaaatattatagaaaatgcattttgtatttgttgctcacattttctcacattttctcacattttcttagcttccaatcaatatataaaaatcttttttgagataaacacagaacaaacaaaaccaaaaaaaaaaaatcatcaactttgggagagaagaagagagagagagagaggagagatcgTGCGATCGAAGGCGGcggaggcttcgatcgcgcgatcgacggcggcggaggcttcgatcgcgcgatcgacggCGAAGGCGAGACACATGGCGGAggttcgatcgcgcgatcggCGGCGAAGGCGAGACACGTGGCGGAGGTTCGATCGCGCGATGgacggcgaaggcgagatcgcgcggtGGAGGCTTCGGTCTTTGCTGGATCGCGCGGTGCAAGGCACGGCTCGGACGGCGAGATTGTGCGACGTTTGGGCTGGCCGGAGCTTGGCTGGCTGGCCGGAGTTTGGCTGAGGTGAGCTTGGAGATGAGTTTTGGACTGTGTGAGGAGCTCTCTCTTCAGTGTGATTTccggaaatggtttgaaggtaaaatcaaAGTGGAAATGATTTTCCGTTGGAGAGGGCTGATTTTCCGGTCAAACTGTAAATGGTTTTCCGTTGACCGAATTTTCCGTGGCTGCCAAACATACGAAAACGCGGCAAATGATTTCCTGAAACTGTTTTCAGtccaaacaaacgcagcctaagaaTGCGCACaataattaaaagcaaaaaagaataaagcaCAAAATACGacaacatgagagagagagagagggagggttGTTCCGTTTCAAtagataacaaaagataatcttatgtaaagataattttctaCAATTTTCAGTGTTTGATAGGATCAGAAAAAATTAgttaaagaaaaactatttctggtcaatataaaaagcatgatatattttttagaaattgcttttcattaaattttttttaaaaaacaactctatttcatggtaaattaaataaaagaagttcGGAGATCGTTTTctaactcatttaaagttactaCCAAACATATgaaaataagatagttttataaaaaatacttttaaataatgACTCATTTTATAGAAAACATTAACATCGACTTAAAATAGAAGACAGAGTCAAGAATTGAGACTTCCCCTCCTATGACATATTGACATTGGGTGGTTTTAAATCTGTTGTGTGTAACTtactaattaaaaagaaaaaaaaaacattaaagaaCAAACACAAAGAATAATACACAACATTGGTAACTGCATCATCTGGGAAGCATCTGGGTCACACTATCAGAGCTTTGAGAGTTATATGAATGGCTAGAATTTACAAAAGGATTTACTGGTTGCTTTCTCTTCTCTGCCTGAGAAGATGATGATTCCTCTGTACTAGCACCATCCAATTGTTTAGAGGAATGTCCCCTGTATATTCTTGGCTCTGTTAGTGCACTTTCATTTAGGTGAACCTCTTTGGAAAGCATCTCCACTACTTGCCTCATGGTTGGCCTTTGGTGAGCACTGCCTTGGGTACAAAACAAAGCAACCTTGATGAAGCGCAGCACCTCGCCCTCTGGATATGCTGTCAATTCAGGATCAACAATCTCCAgaagtcttttttcttctcttagttTCCATGTCTGCAACAGGGTTCATATAAGCacatattacaaaaaaataaccaaGGATAATTAGAAGAGGAATGCTCAAATGGACTTTTGAGATGTTGTAGAAAGACAGTAGAGTACTTgaaatcttagaaaaataacTCAACCTAGCCTGCAACAaaagtcatttttatttcttctccTACATCTTGCATTCCCCAGgaaaaaagggtaaattacacCCCTTGAGGTTTATTGAAATGAAATTCTCCCTTCCTTGATGTTTTTATAAATGCAACACAACTCACACTCATTTGTACAAACCTCAAGGGAGGGGAGTGAAATTTCAACCATaatttgggtaatttttttttttttatatatataaatgaaatatacCATTAGAAAAGTCAGGCATAAACTTACACatttaaagaaatattatgGGGGACACGTCATTTCAATAAACCTCAAAGGAGGTTGGTGCAATTTATGAAATAATATAGTGGCATGATTCAAGAtaactaataataaaagtttagaAAGATATACCCATTCAACCAGAACCATTAGCTCTTCCCCAAATGCTGACTTACTACTGCTTCTGCCACTAATTATTTCAAGCATAAGCACTCCAAAACTATATACATCAGCCTTCTTCGTAAGTTGGCCTAAAAGCGCATACTCTGGGGCCAGATATCCACTGCAGATACATAGGGTTGTCAGTGAGGAAGCAGAAAAAATAACAAGAGACTGTAATTTAGCATATTACTTCAAACACTCCTGCTCTCTTTACTCTCTCTAAACAATCTCATGTCCGATGGGATCCTCTCAATCTATGACTATCAGAAGATGAGAAGATTTGGATCCATTCCCCAAATATATATCCTGATCTCACTCTCCATTGCTTCCTCTCACTACATGATTACATTCTTACCGGTTTGATTTTACCTTGcgacaaaatttagtttttcttttaaataataattattataaattgcacTATGAATTTTCCATGTTGACTCCAATACAAAATGAAATACTAGTGCCCTTTCCATGGTAGTACCTACATCAAAATGATGCATCACTTATGTAGCACTAGATTATACTACAAATGTAATAGCCCACTTTGTAATCTCATcgaaaaaatttgatatattcGAAATGTAGCCAATGACTACAAATATTTCCTCCATATATAACacaaaaacttataaatgaTTTCtgctaaattttagtttatttatttacttatttttggcTAGATATAAATCAATTATCTAAACAGGATTGAACCCAACCTCATCCTCCACCATTTGTTTATGAGGGAAGGATATGTCATTTGCCTCAAAGGCAACTTAAACCCAGCTGAAgcttaacaaaaaaattgaatctgAAGTTTGAATATGATTAATTCATTGGAAATTTCCCAAAAGCAAAAATCTCTAACAggtttctaaataaataaatagcccACGTAGCTCATAATTAAAATGCAATGCAACACAGAATTGTGCTTACACAGTTCCCGCCACTCGAGTACTAAGATGAGTGACATTGTCTGGAAAAAGCTTTGCCAGCCCAAAATCTCCTATTTTAGGTTCAAAGTTTCTGCCAAGAAGTATGTTGCTAGCCTTAATATCCCTGTGGACAACGTGTGGTTCGGCTTCCTCATGAAGAAACACAAGACCAGATGCTGTACCCAGGCATATAGCAGCTCTTGTTGGCCAATCCAGAGCAACATGCTTACTTTTTGAACCTGAAGTAATATTCGTGGACATTAGCACACCATGATGAGAGACTAAACCTTACCATCAGAAATAAATCTTAAAGGATCAATTGGAAAAATTCAGTAAGTTAATCAAGGTCTGTTACAAAAATAAAGAGATCAAACATTACaacaagatttaaaaaataaattaaaaaaaaaaaaaagattttcaaatCCAATGATTTGGTTTAATTGATTTACTCTGTCCTTCCATAGCAATATCCACCGCAATCCACCTAACCTAAGTAATGCTTTACACTAGCACATAAGACAGCCAAACTATCAGAAAATGGTATTAGCTGAGAAGGACTCAACTGTTCAGGCTGACTAGTTACCTCACAATTTAACAATAGCATAATACacagaattcaaaaaaaaaaaaaaaattcatccaacTGAAAAATTAATCGATTCCATATAAAACTCCAATAATCTGATTATTACCAAGCAAAGCACTTGCAAGACTATTGTTTTCCAGATATTCGTACACCAATATCCGATGATCTCCCTCAACACAGCAGCCAATGAATTCAACAAGATTTGGATGTCTTATGTTTGATATCATATTAATCTCTGTCAGAAATTCATTGGTTCCTTGTTTAGACTCCGCAGAAAGACATTTGATTGCAACTTGAGTACCATCTTTGAGAACTCCCTACAATTTTTAATGGAAAAGTTGTGTAAGAATCCATTATCCCCTTAGGGCGGGCGCGTGGAAATAGATGGGGTGCCACACTTGCAGATAAAGACAACTGCAACAAAGTTAAGTTAGTTAATCTCACCTTATAGACAACTCCATAACCACCTCCGCCTATTCTGCTTGTTGGATGGAAATTGCCTGTTGCTGATCttaataaattgtaagaaaagaGCCTTACATTGTTCGTAGGAATCCCTAACCAAGCACAAAATAGAAAGCAGATACACATCAAACCTTGTTTTAATATTtagtaaaagaaagaaggatCAATACACAGGATGATTGTAACACATCCTCTCAATATTAcattcataaatttaaaatagcaATGAAAACATGTTTGACCTTGTGGGTGGATTTCTATGGTATTCCAATATTAAatgaaaagcaaagaaaatcagtaaacaaatccaaattcaaacatttaaaagaaaagagcaaAGAATGTCCAAAGAAAAGCTGCATATCTAGGCTTAAACTCCAAACCTAGCTTGGCATGGCTTACATTGTATATTGAATGAATAGTTGAAAGTATGCTCAAAGAGTCAAATTGCAGACACATTAGAAATATGGTCAAAGAGTTGAATTGCAGGCAGGGTCAGAGGGTTCATCAGGCTCACCAGCCCTGGCCATAGTTCATCCTACAAAATTAGCACAGAGCAAAGTGATTCAGGGTCAGAGGGTTTGTGATCCTAAAGGACTAGTAATCCATCTATAGGTTCATGAATTGAGAGCTCTAAAATATCAACAAGTGTTCACTAAGAGAAAGAGAACAGAGAAATTGAAGGCCAGATACCTTTGACCTTTAATTCTAAGCCAATAGAGCTTTAATTA
This genomic stretch from Castanea sativa cultivar Marrone di Chiusa Pesio chromosome 9, ASM4071231v1 harbors:
- the LOC142609732 gene encoding cold-responsive protein kinase 1 isoform X1 — encoded protein: MSGGFFGAFRCCKGGIDTIQTGGEGIPTNNVRLFSYNLLRSATGNFHPTSRIGGGGYGVVYKGVLKDGTQVAIKCLSAESKQGTNEFLTEINMISNIRHPNLVEFIGCCVEGDHRILVYEYLENNSLASALLGSKSKHVALDWPTRAAICLGTASGLVFLHEEAEPHVVHRDIKASNILLGRNFEPKIGDFGLAKLFPDNVTHLSTRVAGTVGYLAPEYALLGQLTKKADVYSFGVLMLEIISGRSSSKSAFGEELMVLVEWTWKLREEKRLLEIVDPELTAYPEGEVLRFIKVALFCTQGSAHQRPTMRQVVEMLSKEVHLNESALTEPRIYRGHSSKQLDGASTEESSSSQAEKRKQPIHKQTKQTVGSISSGSYNLGGCCSCSLGRSNARTASSRRSGFSIIFRF
- the LOC142609732 gene encoding cold-responsive protein kinase 1 isoform X2, which encodes MSGGFFGAFRCCKGGIDTIQTGGEGIPTNNVRLFSYNLLRSATGNFHPTSRIGGGGYGVVYKGVLKDGTQVAIKCLSAESKQGTNEFLTEINMISNIRHPNLVEFIGCCVEGDHRILVYEYLENNSLASALLGSKSKHVALDWPTRAAICLGTASGLVFLHEEAEPHVVHRDIKASNILLGRNFEPKIGDFGLAKLFPDNVTHLSTRVAGTVGYLAPEYALLGQLTKKADVYSFGVLMLEIISGRSSSKSAFGEELMVLVEWTWKLREEKRLLEIVDPELTAYPEGEVLRFIKVALFCTQGSAHQRPTMRQVVEMLSKEVHLNESALTEPRIYRGHSSKQLDGASTEESSSSQAEKRKQP